The Scatophagus argus isolate fScaArg1 chromosome 20, fScaArg1.pri, whole genome shotgun sequence genome window below encodes:
- the LOC124051714 gene encoding poly(A) polymerase type 3-like, producing MLGFLGGVSWAILVARICQAYPNATASTLVMKFFKIYSMWKWPMPVCLRLIEDCSDSGLPFWDPRVHANHRLHIMPIITPAFPQQNTSFNVSPSTFAIIKEEIARGFAITEDIRQKKADWSTLFETPDFLGKYKYVLSCPKMKM from the exons ATGCTGGGATTCTTGGGCGGCGTGTCCTGGGCCATACTGGTCGCCAGAATTTGCCAGGCGTACCCGAATGCTACAGCGTCCACCCTGGTGATGAAATTCTTCAAGATCTACTCCATGTG gaaatGGCCGATGCCAGTTTGTTTGAGGCTGATAGAGGACTGCTCAGACAGCGGCCTTCCCTTCTGGGATCCCAGG GTTCATGCAAATCACCGCCTCCACATCATGCCCATCATCACACCAGCATTCCCACAGCAGAACACCAGTTTCAACGTGTCTCCCTCCACCTTTGCCATCATAAAGGAGGAGATCGCGCGAG GTTTTGCCATCACTGAGGACATTCGTCAGAAAAAAGCAGACTGGTCCACATTGTTTGAAACACCAGACTTTCTTGGGAAATACAAGTATGTATTAAGCTGCCCAAagatgaaaatgtga
- the slc31a2 gene encoding probable low affinity copper uptake protein 2 isoform X2, whose translation MMPMTFEVSSSVTLLFDFWDVHGPAGMVLSVFVVLLLTVLYEVLKVWRVWLGCSSKLARAPSVYATAQSMHSDSNTVLDSTPSESSLTPMEPPALNTRHSLLLHGIQTLLHIVQVSLGYMLMLCVMSYNTWIFLGVIVGSVLGYFISFPLLGQV comes from the exons ATGATGCCC atgaCTTTTGAAGTGTCTAGCAGCGTGACACTGCTGTTTGACTTCTGGGATGTGCACGGGCCTGCAG GGATggtgctgtctgtgtttgtggtctTGTTGCTGACGGTCTTGTACGAGGTTCTCAAAGTGTGGAGAGTGTGGTTGGGATGTAGCTCAAAGCTGGCCCGGGCTCCGTCTGTGTACGCCACCGCTCAGTCGATGCATAGTGACAGCAACACCGTACTGGATAGCACCCCCTCTGAATCCTCGCTGACCCCCATGGAACCCCCTGCTCTGAACACCAGACACAG CTTGTTGCTGCACGGTATCCAGACACTCCTCCACATAGTGCAGGTGTCTCTGGGCTACATGCTGATGCTGTGCGTCATGTCCTACAACACCTGGATCTTTCTTGGGGTCATCGTGGGCTCTGTCCTCGGTTATTTCATCTCATTCCCTCTTCTGGGTCAGGTCTGA
- the niban2a gene encoding protein Niban 2a, producing MGDVVSSHLDESRREMITARTRDVMKEFSDGYEQQYAVALFNSVRFEIEGGGGSQSQLLHRKDPLAGRSIFSGSLFQYLEENRKWRNRFVSVPNSYTINLYESKTAHERGLHPKVTINCAGYKALTSMEEYMELINTSLPGIKAKVGSSPFIKCVSQFPLILWHPYARHHYFCVMTEKEQKKWHAVLQDCVRHSNNGLSEDCTVETPAFTDTVRLHRQAKGHYGTWDMMCGQPPQILANLVMETLHPELRNVIAPRLKGKMQQKQRNWMLISDAVYRQVLSQTTGQYEALVEACEVQRVSLDARLRTDMDQIITSKEHVSSKIRAMVLPKAEQLLRSSVQPYISSILEALMEPTSRGFSEVRDVFFKELVEISKNSLNGGGKEKLGDHMEKLSMLAFHPVKMQSCYEKVEQLNLEGLQQRFDVSSPSVFVSRAQILMREQMDNAVYTFEQLLNQSLEAQGQDDICKTIQRCQDRVLKKYDYDSSTVRKKFFREALLQIIIPYMLQQLSPSCSPELPRFRELIFEDFSRFLLVENMFEEVVLQSVSKDIMMAVKEAAVQRRHNLYRDSIILTNSDPNLHLLGESPSVDWATKFGGDELEGPVDGGIVEGRGSGKRRRQVVSMIQLDGVPLPYESCLEVPGVELIPEEESEMSEGKEEDHSEDKEDLGTYEDPKSPDSVNEIRDLINPVVEMVLPASQESKSDMTNGTELATGTIIMKDGVQEDVTHVTTVVEDVPRKPVRDKSSSQTILQQLIGSSKQEADKERQGETAIEDSIKEIEKAVQEDGSERIAEVSAAESDYESSPKPPMVTDSGSYGDSGFQSPTNEGLDEGELQPVTNGVNGGDKIIDPVEVDVILA from the exons ATGGGGGACGTGGTTTCCTCTCACCTGGATGAGAGCAGGCGGGAGATGATTACAG CTCGGACCAGGGATGTGATGAAAGAGTTCAGTGATGGGTACGAGCAGCAGTACGCAGTCGCTCTCTTCAACAGCGTCCGTTTTGAGatagaaggaggaggagggtcgCAGTCGCAGCTGCTTCACAGGAAG GACCCTCTAGCAGGCCGGTCAATCTTCTCCGGGAGTCTGTTTCAGTATCTGGAGGAGAATCGCAAGTGGAGGAATCGCTTTGTATCTGTGCCAAACAGCTACACCATCAACCTCTatgaaagcaaaaca GCACACGAACGGGGCCTCCACCCAAAAGTGACCATCAACTGCGCGGGATACAAGGCCCTGACCTCAATGGAGGAATACATGGAGCTGATTAATACCAGCCTGCCAG GTATCAAAGCCAAGGTGGGCAGCAGTCCGTTTATCAAGTGTGTGAGCCAGTTCCCCCTCATCCTGTGGCATCCTTACGCCCGCCACCACTACTTCTGTGTGATGACagagaaggagcagaagaagTGGCACGCTGTGCTGCAGGACTGCGTCAGACACAGCAACAACg GTCTGTCAGAAGACTGCACTGTCGAGACGCCGGCCTTCACAGACACTGTGAGACTTCACAGACAAGCCAAGGGACACTACGGGACCTGGGACATGATGTGTGGACAGCCACCACAG attCTGGCTAATCTGGTGATGGAGACGCTCCACCCAGAGCTGAGAAATGTGATTGCTCCACGTCTGAAGGGAAagatgcagcagaagcagaggaacTGGATGTTG ATCTCTGATGCAGTGTACAGGCAGGTGCTGTCTCAGACCACTGGTCAGTACGAAGCACTGGTCGAAGCCTGTGAGGTCCAGAGAGTTTCGCTGGACGCCAGACTGCGAACCGACATGGACCAGATCATCACGTCTAAGGAACATGTCAGCAGCAAGATAAGAG CTATGGTGTTGCCCAAGGCGGAACAACTCCTACGGAGCAGCGTCCAGCCCTACATTAGCTCCATCCTAGAGGCCCTGATGGAGCCCACCAGCCGAGGTTTCTCAGAAGTCAGAGATGTTTTCTTTAAGGAGCTGGTGGAGATCAGCAAGAACTCTCTCAATGGAGGGGGCAAAGAAAAACTGGGAGAC CACATGGAGAAGCTGTCCATGCTCGCCTTCCATCCAGTGAAGATGCAAAGCTGCTATGAGAAGGTGGAGCAGCTTAATCTGGAGGGGCTGCAGCAGAGGTTTGATGTCTCCAGCCCCTCTGTGTTCGTCAGCAGGGCTCAGATCCTCATGAGGGAG CAAATGGACAATGCAGTGTATACCTTTGAGCAGCTGCTAAACCAGTCTTTAGAGGCCCAGGGACAAGATGACATATGCAAGACCATCCAACGATGTCAAGACCGGGTTCTCAAG AAATATGATTACGACAGCAGCACAGTTCGCAAGAAGTTCTTCAGAGAGGCTCTCCTGCAGATCATCATCCCATacatgctgcagcagctctcacCATCCTGCTCACCA GAGTTGCCTCGCTTCAGAGAGCTAATATTTGAGGACTTCTCCCGTTTCCTCTTGGTGGAAAACATGTTCGAGGAGGTGGTACTGCAGTCTGTCTCCAAGGACATAATGATGG CTGTGAAGGAGGCAGCTGTCCAGAGGAGACACAACCTGTACAGGGACAGCATCATTCTGACCAACAGTGATcccaacctccacctgctcGGAGAATCCCCTTCGGTGGACTGGGCTACTAAATTTGGAGGCGATGAGCTGGAAGGCCCTGTTGATGGCGGTATTGTCGAAGGGCGGGGCTCTGGGAAAAGACGCAGACAGGTGGTGTCCATGATCCAGCTGGATGGTGTGCCTCTGCCCTATGAGTCCTGCCTGGAGGTCCCAGGCGTGGAGCTTATCCCTGAGGAGGAGTCAGAGATGTCCGAGGGCAAAGAAGAGGACCACAGTGAGGATAAAGAGGACCTAGGCACATATGAGGATCCCAAGTCTCCTGACAGTGTGAATGAAATCAGAGACCTGATTAATCCAGTGGTGGAGATGGTGCTACCTGCATCACAGGAGAGCAAGAGCGACATGACCAACGGGACAGAGCTGGCCACAGGCACCATCATCATGAAGGATGGGGTGCAGGAGGATGTGACGCATGTCACCACCGTCGTGGAGGATGTCCCCAGGAAGCCTGTGCGAGACAAGTCATCCTCGCAGACAATTCTCCAACAGCTGATAGGAAGCAGTAAGCAGGAAGCTGATAAGGAGCGTCAGGGGGAAACAGCCATCGAGGACAGCATCAAGGAAATAGAGAAAGCAGTACAGGAAGATGGCAGTGAACGGATTGCTGAGGTCTCTGCAGCAGAATCAGATTATGAGTCGTCACCAAAGCCACCAATGGTTACAGACTCAGGCTCATATGGTGACAGTGGCTTCCAGTCACCGACCAATGAGGGGCTGGATGAAGGTGAGCTTCAGCCAGTCACAAACGGTGTGAATGGAGGGGACAAAATTATCGACCCGGTAGAAGTGGACGTGATATTAGCGTAG
- the LOC124051404 gene encoding poly(A) polymerase alpha-like isoform X2 codes for MSTTWLIGLIFNLQWSRNKNIDLTFDLQSFSDTIYGLAERCKVFEEGMIISAMYVRRDYLSWALPNDEWKRLFTPKLKPTVSHQSSASPFHTAAVSAGRAATKTKGCFESDMSAKRLRDDKASTPSRQGTPSWLPQTETETQSPPPSVDSQSTKRPSSTEPGPPNKTFKLDPSASTVELSDSPPRPTKPVTGMKRAIKIQLLRYNTELRTETPEFPLTAHTSSLSYLVMCSKGHTSSSIHAEIQID; via the exons ATGAGCACAACGTGGCTCATTGGTCTAATCTTCAATTTGCAGTGGTCTAGAAACAAGAATATTgacctgacctttgacctccagtCCTTCAGTGACACaa TCTACGGCCTGGCAGAGCGCTGTAAGGTCTTTGAAGAAGGCATGATCATATCAGCCATGTACGTGAGGAGAGATTATCTGAGCTGGGCGCTGCCTAATGATGAATGGAAAAGGTTGTTCACTCCTAAACTGAAGCCCACAGTGAGCCACCAAAGCTCAGCCAGTCCCTTTCACACAGCAGCCGTCAGCGCAGGCCGAGCAGCCACAAAGACAAAAGGCTGCTTTGAGTCTGACATGTCAGCTAAGAGGCTCAGAGATGACAAA GCGTCCACGCCCAGCAGACAAGGGACACCGTCCTGGCTTCcccagacagaaacagaaactcagAGTCCACCTCCCAGTGTGGACtcacaaagcacaaagagacCCAGCAGTACTGAGCCTGGGccaccaaacaaaacattcaaacttgACCCG AGTGCGTCCACTGTGGAGCTCTCTGATTCGCCTCCCAGGCCCACCAAGCCTGTCACAGGCATGAAACGAGCCATCAAAATTCAGCTTCTCAGGTACAACACAGAATTAAGAACAGAAACTCCTGAGTTCCCTCTAACTGCACACACTTCTTCTCTTTCCTACCTTGTCATGTGCTCCAAAGGACACACATCCTCAAGTATTCATGCTGAGATTCAGATAGACTGA
- the slc31a2 gene encoding probable low affinity copper uptake protein 2 isoform X1, whose translation MMPMTFEVSSSVTLLFDFWDVHGPAGMVLSVFVVLLLTVLYEVLKVWRVWLGCSSKLARAPSVYATAQSMHSDSNTVLDSTPSESSLTPMEPPALNTRHRYTRHSLLLHGIQTLLHIVQVSLGYMLMLCVMSYNTWIFLGVIVGSVLGYFISFPLLGQV comes from the exons ATGATGCCC atgaCTTTTGAAGTGTCTAGCAGCGTGACACTGCTGTTTGACTTCTGGGATGTGCACGGGCCTGCAG GGATggtgctgtctgtgtttgtggtctTGTTGCTGACGGTCTTGTACGAGGTTCTCAAAGTGTGGAGAGTGTGGTTGGGATGTAGCTCAAAGCTGGCCCGGGCTCCGTCTGTGTACGCCACCGCTCAGTCGATGCATAGTGACAGCAACACCGTACTGGATAGCACCCCCTCTGAATCCTCGCTGACCCCCATGGAACCCCCTGCTCTGAACACCAGACACAGGTACACCAGACACAG CTTGTTGCTGCACGGTATCCAGACACTCCTCCACATAGTGCAGGTGTCTCTGGGCTACATGCTGATGCTGTGCGTCATGTCCTACAACACCTGGATCTTTCTTGGGGTCATCGTGGGCTCTGTCCTCGGTTATTTCATCTCATTCCCTCTTCTGGGTCAGGTCTGA
- the LOC124051404 gene encoding poly(A) polymerase alpha-like isoform X1, which yields MSTTWLIGLIFNLQWSRNKNIDLTFDLQSFSDTIYGLAERCKVFEEGMIISAMYVRRDYLSWALPNDEWKRLFTPKLKPTVSHQSSASPFHTAAVSAGRAATKTKGCFESDMSAKRLRDDKEVLSVTNVSSVQASTPSRQGTPSWLPQTETETQSPPPSVDSQSTKRPSSTEPGPPNKTFKLDPSASTVELSDSPPRPTKPVTGMKRAIKIQLLRYNTELRTETPEFPLTAHTSSLSYLVMCSKGHTSSSIHAEIQID from the exons ATGAGCACAACGTGGCTCATTGGTCTAATCTTCAATTTGCAGTGGTCTAGAAACAAGAATATTgacctgacctttgacctccagtCCTTCAGTGACACaa TCTACGGCCTGGCAGAGCGCTGTAAGGTCTTTGAAGAAGGCATGATCATATCAGCCATGTACGTGAGGAGAGATTATCTGAGCTGGGCGCTGCCTAATGATGAATGGAAAAGGTTGTTCACTCCTAAACTGAAGCCCACAGTGAGCCACCAAAGCTCAGCCAGTCCCTTTCACACAGCAGCCGTCAGCGCAGGCCGAGCAGCCACAAAGACAAAAGGCTGCTTTGAGTCTGACATGTCAGCTAAGAGGCTCAGAGATGACAAA GAAGTGCTGTCTGTGACAAATGTCTCATCTGTCCAGGCGTCCACGCCCAGCAGACAAGGGACACCGTCCTGGCTTCcccagacagaaacagaaactcagAGTCCACCTCCCAGTGTGGACtcacaaagcacaaagagacCCAGCAGTACTGAGCCTGGGccaccaaacaaaacattcaaacttgACCCG AGTGCGTCCACTGTGGAGCTCTCTGATTCGCCTCCCAGGCCCACCAAGCCTGTCACAGGCATGAAACGAGCCATCAAAATTCAGCTTCTCAGGTACAACACAGAATTAAGAACAGAAACTCCTGAGTTCCCTCTAACTGCACACACTTCTTCTCTTTCCTACCTTGTCATGTGCTCCAAAGGACACACATCCTCAAGTATTCATGCTGAGATTCAGATAGACTGA